Proteins encoded together in one Thermophilibacter immobilis window:
- a CDS encoding phosphocholine cytidylyltransferase family protein, whose translation MKKYQAILMAAGVGSRLSAHTRKPKSTLGIDDQDGETIIGHTCRQLSERDFKINVVVGYRKESVKVQLRDWPVRFYENPFYRVTNSIGSLWFAREALVHAQERGQDVLLANADVYFGEDLVDRLMLCPDGLVMFGDSSRTKVGDYFFRTNDQGMLVGNGKGLDVSERTCEYVGIAKVASEMLPSFIAQLDYLIWNGKFDMWWEDAFYSFKEMAPVRVLDAEGSFWGEVDTIEDYQRILDHTAGGEGR comes from the coding sequence ATGAAGAAGTATCAGGCGATACTCATGGCGGCGGGCGTGGGCAGCCGACTCTCGGCCCACACGCGCAAGCCCAAGAGCACCCTCGGCATAGACGACCAGGACGGCGAGACAATCATCGGGCACACGTGCCGGCAGCTCAGCGAGCGCGACTTCAAGATCAACGTCGTGGTGGGCTATCGCAAGGAGAGCGTCAAGGTGCAGCTCCGAGACTGGCCCGTCCGCTTCTACGAGAACCCCTTCTACCGCGTTACCAACTCGATCGGCTCGCTGTGGTTCGCGCGCGAGGCCCTCGTCCACGCCCAGGAGAGGGGCCAGGACGTGCTTCTGGCCAACGCGGATGTCTACTTTGGCGAGGACCTCGTCGACCGTCTCATGCTCTGCCCCGACGGACTCGTGATGTTCGGTGACTCGTCGCGCACCAAGGTGGGTGACTACTTCTTCAGGACCAACGACCAGGGCATGCTCGTGGGCAACGGCAAGGGGCTCGACGTCTCCGAGCGCACCTGCGAGTACGTGGGCATAGCCAAGGTGGCCAGCGAGATGCTCCCCTCCTTTATCGCCCAGCTCGACTACCTGATCTGGAACGGGAAGTTCGACATGTGGTGGGAGGACGCGTTCTACAGCTTCAAGGAGATGGCTCCCGTCAGGGTCCTGGACGCGGAGGGCTCCTTCTGGGGCGAGGTCGACACAATCGAGGACTACCAGCGCATCCTCGACCACACGGCGGGCGGTGAGGGGCGATGA
- a CDS encoding pyridoxal-phosphate-dependent aminotransferase family protein, which produces MTQGTDKTDKTALRPEVLFTVGPTQMSPQTLACAGRQVPYFRNQAFSDVVLECERFVLEFAHAPQGSRMVLLTASGTGAMEATVTNCLDASDRALVIVGGGFGRRFSALCERHGIAHDDLELDSEEALTQERLAAFEGAGHTALLVNLHETSTGQLYDLPMLSDFCQRNQMTLVVDAISSFAADRIDMAASCIDALIVSSQKALALAPGISLVLLSPRMLEERVARITSPTLYFDFADYLVNGTRGQTPFTPAVGIVYELLERLRRIDASGGIDTEVARTRTLARDFRGRIAELNVGAPSFPMSNALTRVILPKPVAGETVRALAEEGLFVNPCGGVLGERCFRVAHIGDLSEKDNAQLVIALGEVLESLGA; this is translated from the coding sequence ATGACCCAAGGGACCGACAAGACCGACAAGACCGCGCTGCGTCCAGAGGTCCTCTTCACGGTGGGTCCCACCCAGATGTCCCCCCAGACCCTCGCGTGTGCGGGGCGTCAGGTGCCCTACTTCAGAAACCAGGCCTTCTCTGACGTGGTCCTGGAATGCGAGCGATTCGTCCTGGAGTTCGCGCACGCCCCCCAGGGCTCGCGGATGGTGCTCCTCACGGCGAGCGGAACCGGTGCCATGGAGGCCACGGTCACGAACTGCCTCGACGCGTCCGACCGGGCCCTCGTGATCGTGGGCGGCGGCTTCGGCAGACGCTTCTCGGCGCTGTGCGAGCGCCACGGGATAGCCCACGACGACCTCGAGCTGGATTCTGAGGAGGCGCTCACGCAGGAACGCCTAGCCGCCTTCGAGGGCGCGGGGCACACGGCCCTTCTGGTCAACCTCCACGAGACCTCGACCGGGCAGCTCTACGACCTGCCCATGCTCTCAGACTTTTGCCAGCGTAACCAGATGACACTCGTCGTGGACGCTATCAGCTCGTTTGCCGCAGACAGGATCGACATGGCCGCCTCCTGCATAGACGCACTCATCGTGAGCTCGCAGAAGGCGCTCGCGCTCGCCCCGGGGATCTCCCTCGTGCTGCTCTCGCCGCGCATGCTGGAGGAGCGCGTGGCGCGCATCACGTCGCCGACCCTCTACTTCGACTTCGCCGACTACCTCGTCAACGGCACGAGGGGCCAGACCCCCTTCACCCCTGCCGTGGGAATCGTCTACGAGCTGCTCGAGCGGCTGCGGCGTATCGATGCCTCAGGTGGGATTGACACGGAGGTCGCGCGCACCCGCACTTTAGCCAGGGACTTTCGCGGCCGCATCGCTGAGCTGAACGTGGGGGCGCCGAGCTTTCCGATGTCGAACGCCCTGACGCGCGTGATCTTGCCCAAGCCGGTGGCGGGCGAGACGGTCAGAGCGCTCGCGGAGGAGGGGCTCTTCGTGAACCCCTGCGGCGGTGTGCTCGGCGAGCGATGCTTTAGGGTGGCGCACATAGGCGACCTGAGTGAGAAGGACAACGCGCAGCTGGTCATAGCCCTTGGCGAAGTGCTGGAGAGCCTGGGAGCCTAG
- a CDS encoding DUF2304 domain-containing protein, whose protein sequence is MTGLLRVSLFVFSVLVLVVVIRRIRKAGLEIVDSIFWLGLSLALLLVAVFPGIAYAASDLLGFGSPSNFIFFCGIIVLLVRTLTQDQKITTLKKKLTTLTQTEALREADERGGRENRRRR, encoded by the coding sequence ATGACCGGTCTGCTTAGAGTCTCCCTCTTCGTCTTCTCCGTCCTCGTCCTGGTCGTTGTCATACGCAGAATCAGGAAGGCCGGGCTCGAGATCGTGGACTCCATCTTCTGGCTGGGGCTCTCCCTTGCGCTGCTTTTGGTCGCGGTCTTTCCCGGCATTGCCTATGCGGCCTCTGACCTGCTGGGATTTGGCTCTCCCTCGAACTTCATCTTCTTCTGCGGCATCATCGTTCTGCTCGTGCGCACGCTCACGCAGGATCAGAAGATCACGACGCTCAAAAAGAAGCTCACCACCCTCACGCAGACCGAGGCGCTGCGCGAGGCGGACGAGCGCGGGGGACGCGAGAACCGCCGGAGACGCTAG
- a CDS encoding glycosyltransferase family 2 protein has protein sequence MNVLAIIPAYNEQESIVPTVEEFVSARTGCDYLIVNDGSSDATEAVCREHGYNLVSHPTNLGLTGGFQTGVKYALAHGYDAVIQFDADGQHVPDHVAQMVDEMDRAGADIVIGSRFVDEQKSLSARMIGSRLLTVIIRLTTGQTLTDPTSGMRLYNRRMMQEFARRFDFGPEPDSVAYLMRHGAKVREVQVQMRERQAGESYLGLARSVSYMARACTSILLAQWFR, from the coding sequence ATGAACGTACTTGCGATAATCCCGGCGTACAACGAGCAGGAGTCGATCGTGCCCACGGTCGAGGAGTTCGTCTCTGCCCGCACCGGCTGCGACTACCTCATCGTGAACGACGGTTCCTCCGACGCCACCGAGGCCGTCTGCCGCGAGCATGGCTACAACCTCGTGAGCCACCCCACCAACCTCGGTCTCACAGGGGGCTTCCAGACCGGCGTCAAGTATGCCCTGGCCCACGGCTACGACGCGGTCATCCAGTTCGACGCAGACGGACAGCACGTTCCCGACCACGTGGCCCAGATGGTCGACGAGATGGACCGCGCGGGCGCGGACATCGTCATAGGCTCAAGGTTCGTGGACGAGCAGAAGTCCCTCTCGGCGCGCATGATCGGGTCCCGCCTGCTCACGGTGATCATTCGCCTGACCACCGGCCAGACCCTCACCGACCCCACGTCGGGCATGCGCCTGTACAACCGGAGGATGATGCAGGAGTTCGCGCGGCGCTTCGACTTTGGGCCCGAGCCCGACTCCGTGGCCTACCTCATGCGCCACGGGGCAAAGGTGCGCGAGGTCCAAGTGCAGATGCGCGAGCGTCAGGCCGGCGAGAGCTACCTCGGCCTCGCGCGCTCCGTCTCCTACATGGCGCGCGCCTGCACGTCCATCCTCCTCGCACAGTGGTTCAGGTGA